A genomic segment from Pseudomonas sp. M30-35 encodes:
- a CDS encoding zonular occludens toxin domain-containing protein has translation MAVYFVTGKLGSGKTLAAVGRIKDKLHAGCKVATNLDIRLEKMFGEKSRRAVVYRLPDKPGIDDLDAIGIGNPSYDESKNGLLVLDECGTWFNSRQWADKERQQVINWFLHARKKGWDVIFIVQNIAIVDKQAKLALAEHVVYCRRLDKMSIPGISIIWKIITGDPLRLPKLHVASVRYGDLPTSLIVDRWWYWGFDLYDCYDTKQAFSDFYPHSTYQLLAPWYVIGRYRLPLTWNKIMRLTKIHWKQFSRPIVAGAFFAAGIAAAIYFRDPVVIPAEPLPVATAAVEVLPDADQDESQSDEAPAKPERPVHDRYADWRIDGHFRLGEKQAYLLRSPDGVVVSVDNIRRKGVDVFPIDNCQVKLVSTTDLSDWVSVYANVCSPEPSTEAVATAPPARSLKPAEYVPPATRLTVVNSGKPGHLW, from the coding sequence ATGGCCGTTTACTTTGTAACTGGCAAGCTTGGCTCAGGCAAAACACTTGCAGCTGTAGGCCGTATTAAAGACAAGTTGCACGCTGGCTGTAAGGTGGCAACTAATCTTGATATTCGGCTTGAAAAGATGTTTGGCGAGAAGTCGAGGAGGGCGGTTGTTTACCGTCTTCCTGATAAGCCCGGTATTGATGACCTAGATGCAATTGGCATCGGTAATCCGTCCTACGATGAATCTAAAAATGGTCTGCTTGTTCTTGATGAATGCGGCACTTGGTTCAACTCGCGCCAGTGGGCTGATAAAGAACGCCAGCAGGTCATTAACTGGTTTTTGCATGCTCGTAAAAAAGGCTGGGACGTTATTTTTATCGTCCAAAATATCGCCATCGTGGACAAGCAAGCCAAGCTCGCACTGGCTGAGCATGTTGTCTATTGCCGCCGTCTGGACAAGATGTCGATACCCGGGATTTCGATCATTTGGAAGATCATTACTGGCGATCCTCTGCGGCTTCCCAAGCTGCATGTTGCCTCTGTTCGCTACGGTGATTTACCTACGTCTTTGATTGTTGATCGCTGGTGGTACTGGGGTTTTGACCTGTACGACTGTTACGACACCAAACAGGCGTTCTCTGACTTTTATCCGCATTCGACTTACCAGCTGCTCGCGCCCTGGTACGTGATCGGGCGTTATCGTTTGCCACTCACTTGGAACAAAATCATGAGGCTGACAAAAATCCACTGGAAGCAATTTAGCCGTCCAATAGTTGCGGGCGCATTTTTCGCCGCGGGCATTGCTGCTGCGATCTACTTTCGCGATCCTGTTGTGATTCCGGCTGAGCCTTTGCCTGTTGCGACTGCTGCTGTCGAGGTGCTGCCTGATGCTGATCAGGATGAATCACAGTCTGACGAAGCGCCTGCCAAGCCTGAGCGGCCTGTACATGACAGATATGCCGATTGGCGCATCGATGGTCATTTTCGCTTAGGTGAAAAACAGGCTTATTTGCTGCGATCGCCAGACGGCGTAGTCGTTTCAGTGGACAATATTCGGCGCAAAGGCGTGGACGTTTTTCCAATTGATAACTGTCAAGTCAAGCTGGTTTCAACGACTGACCTTAGCGATTGGGTGAGCGTTTACGCTAACGTTTGCAGTCCAGAACCATCGACTGAGGCAGTTGCAACAGCGCCGCCAGCGCGTAGCCTTAAGCCCGCTGAGTACGTGCCACCAGCAACACGTCTAACCGTTGTAAACTCTGGCAAACCCGGCCATTTATGGTGA
- a CDS encoding DUF5455 family protein — MAIPLVVAGIPWLATVLGGLFAALLSFFVRFFTKKFALTAAFAAGSLVLFGTFFSVIWGLLQGLNYVAPAEVGMAFRIIVPNNFVTCMGAYLTARIARWVYDWNTRVLQFRLNL, encoded by the coding sequence ATGGCTATTCCTTTAGTTGTTGCTGGTATTCCTTGGCTGGCTACTGTTTTAGGTGGTTTATTTGCAGCGCTCTTAAGTTTCTTTGTTCGTTTTTTTACGAAGAAGTTTGCATTAACGGCTGCTTTTGCCGCTGGTTCTCTAGTTCTCTTTGGAACATTCTTTTCTGTAATTTGGGGTCTTCTTCAAGGCCTTAATTATGTTGCGCCTGCCGAAGTTGGTATGGCTTTTAGGATTATCGTTCCTAATAACTTTGTCACTTGTATGGGTGCTTATTTAACTGCCCGTATTGCGCGTTGGGTTTACGATTGGAATACGCGAGTTCTTCAATTTAGGTTGAATCTCTAA
- a CDS encoding major coat protein — MKKRLEFLKFQNAQRALASGAVVIGGLVASASAHAAYTMPTVITTMFTDMGEAWTQVEDLVWPIVGAVLIGIFVIRKVKQGARQA, encoded by the coding sequence ATGAAAAAACGTCTTGAGTTCCTCAAGTTTCAAAATGCACAACGTGCGTTGGCTTCGGGTGCTGTTGTTATTGGTGGTCTTGTTGCATCTGCTTCGGCGCATGCTGCTTACACCATGCCAACTGTAATTACGACAATGTTTACTGATATGGGCGAGGCTTGGACGCAAGTTGAAGATCTCGTTTGGCCGATTGTCGGTGCGGTTCTTATCGGTATCTTTGTCATTCGCAAAGTTAAGCAAGGTGCTCGACAGGCCTAA
- a CDS encoding DNA-binding protein, translating to MLLITGLCHGYKANERTYSGNSFTDHLILIEVEDLNQFGIPETKTVSIKLSKSDLEKGAQHPYDALKGKPITVPVRVGAWASNAGKAGFDFWLSGDRKPVNMQIAKPIQAAG from the coding sequence ATGTTGTTAATTACAGGTCTGTGCCATGGCTACAAAGCAAACGAACGCACTTACAGCGGCAATTCGTTCACTGATCACCTGATTTTGATCGAGGTTGAAGACCTCAATCAGTTTGGCATTCCAGAAACCAAAACAGTGAGCATCAAGCTCTCTAAATCTGACCTTGAGAAGGGCGCTCAGCACCCTTACGACGCACTCAAAGGCAAGCCAATTACTGTGCCTGTTCGTGTTGGCGCTTGGGCTTCAAACGCTGGCAAAGCTGGCTTTGACTTCTGGCTGTCTGGCGACCGCAAGCCGGTCAATATGCAGATTGCCAAGCCTATTCAGGCGGCTGGTTAA
- a CDS encoding phage/plasmid replication protein, II/X family: MLDRIHMFIPFDDLSINEIGTADKPFHVVDLESLGVQMRAAGGISRRCDGQGFDCEDLSHAWESLPSSYTPMAFKVFHQSFSKRLAPGVELKASPAKLLQGHNVFGPTSIRLGAEVMLKWLAGTYPMLYRRLNLQAIEVYGLDCTYSARMPNEPTALQVIQFMRGVSNGQTRNRGDDYQTTAYWGAKDGRLRKIKAYLKGPEFLLEIQKVLKSAAGAKGDPERRHDLDNAHVREFKIYRRNKRVPMSVLSASRTLKVLQDERLKEYARLLLRIEATVMHRWLERRNLPTNLWALCDYQEYLQGEGRCFIQECYTAVTAELFAAFEGMTMKRIDDEKVLAALIEKFTKVGKGKWTKARADKSTGSIIPGLFTPGKSSDAYARNLFRTFRSIRDYGWEETMKSMARRTFYDHVRDIESVGVSKAMLQNLKDHDNVRNVVPVLQLLQIDFSTQRPDWYVEPSVEAA; encoded by the coding sequence ATGCTTGATCGAATCCATATGTTCATCCCTTTTGACGATCTGTCGATCAATGAGATCGGTACGGCTGATAAGCCGTTTCATGTCGTTGATCTGGAGTCGTTGGGTGTTCAGATGCGTGCTGCTGGCGGGATCTCTCGCCGGTGTGATGGTCAGGGTTTTGACTGTGAAGACTTGTCGCATGCATGGGAGTCCTTACCGTCGAGCTATACGCCAATGGCGTTTAAGGTTTTTCACCAGAGTTTCAGTAAACGCTTAGCGCCCGGTGTTGAATTAAAGGCCAGTCCTGCCAAGTTGTTGCAAGGCCATAACGTTTTTGGGCCTACATCCATTCGCCTTGGTGCTGAGGTGATGCTCAAGTGGTTGGCTGGCACCTATCCAATGCTTTACCGCCGTCTAAACCTGCAAGCCATTGAGGTTTACGGACTCGATTGCACTTACTCGGCACGTATGCCGAATGAACCGACAGCGTTACAGGTCATTCAGTTCATGCGTGGGGTCAGCAATGGCCAGACTCGCAACCGGGGCGACGACTACCAAACAACGGCTTACTGGGGCGCTAAAGACGGGCGTTTGCGCAAGATCAAAGCCTATCTGAAAGGCCCTGAATTCCTTTTGGAAATTCAGAAGGTTCTCAAGTCTGCGGCAGGTGCCAAGGGCGATCCGGAACGCCGTCACGACCTTGATAACGCCCATGTGCGTGAGTTCAAGATTTATCGACGTAACAAGCGTGTGCCTATGTCGGTTTTGTCGGCCTCGCGCACCTTGAAAGTTCTCCAAGATGAGCGGCTCAAAGAGTACGCCCGCCTTTTGCTTCGCATCGAAGCAACCGTTATGCATCGCTGGCTAGAGCGCCGGAATCTTCCGACCAATCTGTGGGCGTTGTGTGACTACCAAGAGTATCTGCAAGGCGAGGGCAGGTGCTTTATCCAAGAGTGTTACACCGCTGTAACTGCTGAATTGTTCGCGGCCTTTGAGGGTATGACGATGAAACGTATAGATGACGAAAAAGTGCTGGCCGCACTGATTGAAAAGTTCACCAAAGTAGGGAAGGGCAAGTGGACTAAAGCCCGGGCCGATAAGTCCACAGGTAGCATCATTCCGGGGCTGTTTACGCCTGGTAAATCCAGTGATGCATATGCTCGAAACCTCTTTCGTACCTTTCGCAGCATTCGCGATTACGGCTGGGAAGAAACCATGAAATCAATGGCCCGCCGGACCTTCTACGACCATGTCCGTGACATCGAGTCAGTAGGGGTTTCCAAAGCCATGCTGCAAAACCTTAAAGACCACGACAACGTTCGCAACGTTGTGCCGGTACTCCAGCTGCTCCAGATCGATTTCAGCACACAGCGCCCGGACTGGTATGTCGAGCCGTCGGTTGAGGCTGCGTGA
- a CDS encoding DMT family transporter: MLDARKPLDVFSVSTMMVLCLLWGGQQVLIKLAAPQLDPLMQLTIRYAISALILGGYLWYREGAGLFRDKTVGAGVVVGILVALESIFIAEGLRYSSASHITVFLYTGPLFASFGLHFLHEEEQLSGSQWCFVVLAFLGIVITFMGRGEGAQGNTLLGDGLGLLSGAAWGATTIAVRTSTLAGARPEKTLFYQVSIATLLIFPLTFFMGHSTFEIDGAVVANLTFQTLVLVLGTFLGWYWLLTKYLASRLSVLQLLTPVAGVALGVVVLNDALDLWFVCGALLVLIGILGVSVLEVLTLRRAGVTSRLASEA; encoded by the coding sequence ATGCTCGACGCACGTAAACCCCTCGATGTTTTTTCCGTGTCCACGATGATGGTCCTGTGCCTGTTATGGGGTGGGCAGCAGGTCTTGATCAAGCTTGCCGCACCGCAGCTCGACCCATTGATGCAACTGACCATTCGATATGCCATTTCTGCGCTGATCCTGGGCGGCTACCTGTGGTACCGCGAGGGCGCCGGGCTGTTCCGTGACAAGACAGTCGGAGCAGGCGTCGTGGTCGGAATCCTGGTAGCGCTGGAATCGATCTTCATTGCTGAGGGCCTGCGGTACAGCAGCGCCAGCCATATCACCGTGTTTCTGTATACCGGCCCGTTGTTTGCGAGTTTCGGTCTGCATTTTCTGCACGAGGAGGAGCAACTCAGTGGTAGCCAGTGGTGTTTCGTGGTGCTGGCGTTCCTAGGCATCGTCATTACTTTCATGGGCCGGGGCGAAGGTGCTCAAGGCAACACGTTACTGGGGGACGGGCTTGGGCTGCTGTCTGGAGCAGCCTGGGGAGCCACCACTATCGCGGTACGTACGTCGACGCTGGCCGGTGCGCGGCCGGAGAAAACTCTTTTCTACCAGGTGAGTATCGCGACGCTGCTGATATTTCCGCTGACCTTTTTCATGGGGCACTCAACGTTTGAAATCGATGGCGCGGTGGTCGCAAACCTAACCTTCCAGACCTTGGTCCTAGTGCTGGGGACGTTCTTGGGCTGGTACTGGCTGTTGACCAAATACCTTGCGTCACGGCTGTCTGTGCTGCAGCTGTTGACGCCTGTGGCAGGCGTCGCCCTGGGTGTGGTGGTGCTCAATGATGCGCTGGACCTGTGGTTCGTGTGCGGAGCACTGCTGGTACTGATTGGGATCCTGGGCGTCAGCGTCTTGGAGGTGCTGACCCTACGCCGAGCAGGGGTGACGTCCCGCCTGGCGTCCGAGGCATGA
- a CDS encoding LysR family transcriptional regulator, whose amino-acid sequence MKLNLEKPRRLPSLSALRAFEAASRCRTLTEAAQELCVTVGAVSRQIRQLEDNLGLSLFHRTANGVTLNEPGQLLARDVSKAFSLLLKATQDVRPQAGTSIVLTCTVSITSHWLSKRLPDITAGGAIALTIDPSSEVRNLDHGDADLAIRYSPRELALTNSALLLQDCYFPVCSPAYLSSLGAIDEPIDLVGARLVQSPWYYQERLGNATWDDWFTAVAKRHTQTTAALSFSGVGYAMHEVTQNGGVMIGSSALLQDELASGRLTAVFGDRHQLTSPYEYRLVWTQSAHQSRDQQHLINGLLRAAGQPPAFPPVAAYAPG is encoded by the coding sequence ATGAAACTCAACCTGGAAAAACCTCGCCGCCTCCCCTCCCTCAGCGCCTTGCGTGCTTTTGAAGCAGCGTCTCGCTGTCGCACGCTCACCGAAGCCGCACAGGAGTTGTGCGTGACAGTGGGCGCGGTGAGCCGGCAGATCCGCCAATTGGAGGACAACCTGGGGCTCAGCCTGTTTCATCGCACCGCCAACGGCGTGACACTCAATGAGCCGGGGCAACTCCTGGCCCGTGACGTGTCCAAGGCGTTTTCGCTGTTACTCAAGGCCACTCAGGACGTGCGCCCGCAAGCGGGCACCAGTATCGTATTGACCTGCACGGTTTCCATCACCAGTCACTGGCTGAGCAAGCGCCTGCCGGACATCACTGCCGGTGGCGCTATTGCGTTGACGATCGACCCAAGTTCCGAAGTGCGCAACCTCGACCATGGCGATGCCGACCTGGCGATTCGTTATAGCCCTCGCGAGCTTGCGTTGACGAACTCGGCGTTACTGCTGCAGGACTGCTATTTTCCAGTCTGCAGCCCGGCCTACCTGAGCAGCCTGGGCGCTATCGACGAACCGATAGACCTAGTGGGCGCACGGTTGGTCCAGTCGCCCTGGTACTACCAAGAGCGCTTGGGCAACGCCACCTGGGACGACTGGTTCACGGCGGTTGCCAAGCGCCACACTCAGACCACTGCGGCGTTATCGTTCAGCGGAGTGGGCTACGCCATGCATGAAGTAACGCAGAATGGCGGAGTGATGATCGGCAGCTCTGCGCTGCTGCAGGACGAATTGGCCAGCGGGCGCCTGACGGCAGTGTTCGGCGACCGCCATCAACTCACCTCGCCCTACGAATACAGGCTGGTCTGGACGCAATCGGCGCACCAATCGCGCGACCAGCAGCACCTGATCAATGGCTTGCTGCGCGCCGCCGGGCAACCGCCGGCATTCCCACCCGTGGCAGCTTACGCACCAGGGTAG
- a CDS encoding LysR substrate-binding domain-containing protein: MSAFPPLTCLRSFEATSRLGSVTLAAKELHVTHSAISQQIKVLEEIVGLTLFVREGRGLRVSEDGRLYALQIRKALGDIAEATRLIQAQPKMGELVVAVLPSFGRSWLLPRLPGFQQLYPHISIRLQASLTISNLHQESVDIGIRMGKGDWEGVEQKLLFHDEIVVVAAPHFNGGRLPQTPQQVIESKIIYNTESWLPWCDAAGVEMGNERKGLCSNDSNLVLEAVRLGQGITLERRSLVHDAVERGELVQLCDISAPYTYPYWLVWPPRESSEDKQREFSHWLSGEVDRYLAQLKRNA, encoded by the coding sequence ATGAGTGCATTTCCTCCATTGACCTGCCTGCGCAGTTTCGAGGCCACCTCCAGGCTGGGAAGCGTCACCCTGGCGGCCAAGGAATTGCACGTAACTCATTCAGCGATCAGCCAGCAGATCAAGGTGTTGGAGGAAATTGTGGGGTTGACCCTGTTCGTCCGGGAAGGGCGTGGCTTGCGTGTGAGTGAGGATGGGCGACTGTATGCGCTACAGATCCGCAAAGCCCTGGGAGATATCGCCGAGGCCACGCGATTGATCCAGGCACAGCCCAAGATGGGCGAGCTGGTGGTGGCGGTATTGCCGTCGTTCGGCCGGTCCTGGCTGTTACCGCGCCTACCGGGTTTTCAGCAGCTTTACCCCCATATCAGCATTCGGCTGCAAGCCAGTCTGACGATCTCCAACCTGCACCAGGAATCGGTGGATATCGGCATCCGCATGGGCAAGGGCGATTGGGAGGGCGTAGAACAGAAGCTGTTGTTCCATGATGAAATCGTCGTCGTCGCTGCCCCTCACTTCAATGGCGGACGCTTGCCGCAGACCCCGCAACAGGTCATTGAAAGCAAGATCATCTACAACACCGAATCCTGGTTACCCTGGTGCGACGCGGCGGGCGTCGAGATGGGCAACGAACGCAAGGGGTTGTGCAGCAATGACTCCAACCTGGTATTGGAGGCGGTCCGCCTGGGGCAGGGCATCACGCTAGAACGGCGAAGCCTAGTGCATGACGCCGTCGAGCGGGGAGAGCTGGTTCAGTTGTGCGACATCAGTGCGCCGTATACCTATCCCTATTGGCTGGTGTGGCCGCCCAGAGAAAGTTCGGAAGACAAGCAGCGCGAGTTCTCCCATTGGTTGTCCGGGGAAGTGGACCGTTACCTTGCCCAACTGAAAAGAAACGCCTGA
- a CDS encoding glutathione S-transferase, which produces MKLIGMLDSPYVRRVAISLDLYGVDFEHQSLSVFSTYDEFARINPVVKAPSLVLDDSAVLMDSSLILDYFEALAPVDKKLLPQQASARAQDLQLIGLALAACEKTVQIVYEHNLRPAEKLHEPWLDRVTGQLLAAYSALEKCLAHGADEALTQGAITTAVAWSFSQFTVASVVNAETFPHLQRHAKRLEEHPAFKRYPIE; this is translated from the coding sequence ATGAAACTGATCGGCATGCTGGACTCGCCCTACGTGCGCCGCGTAGCAATTTCCCTGGATCTGTACGGAGTCGACTTTGAGCATCAGTCGCTCTCGGTATTCAGCACCTACGACGAATTTGCCAGGATCAATCCGGTCGTGAAGGCCCCCAGTCTGGTGCTGGATGACTCAGCCGTGCTGATGGACTCAAGCCTGATCCTCGATTACTTCGAAGCGTTGGCGCCAGTCGACAAGAAGTTGTTACCACAGCAGGCCAGCGCGCGCGCCCAGGACTTGCAATTGATCGGCCTCGCCCTGGCCGCCTGTGAAAAAACCGTACAGATTGTCTACGAGCATAATCTGCGCCCCGCAGAAAAACTCCACGAACCCTGGCTCGACCGGGTTACCGGCCAATTACTGGCGGCCTACTCCGCCCTGGAAAAGTGCCTAGCCCACGGCGCTGACGAAGCGCTGACCCAAGGTGCCATAACCACCGCAGTGGCCTGGTCCTTCAGCCAGTTCACCGTTGCTTCAGTGGTCAACGCCGAGACCTTCCCGCATCTGCAGCGCCATGCCAAGCGACTTGAAGAACACCCGGCCTTCAAGCGATACCCCATCGAATAA
- a CDS encoding helix-turn-helix domain-containing protein, with the protein MTDHEALSQAEAICQTLREDDDGVRREVLAHAGSRWSLGILHALGVYGKMRHAEIKRQMAGVTQRMLTKTLRGLERDGLVVRREFDEIPPRVEYELTPLGMELLIRMSPIWTWVVENVEAFRKARRVFDSQDGKKTSWQIPASIPVDPEAPE; encoded by the coding sequence ATGACCGATCATGAAGCTCTTAGCCAAGCAGAAGCTATCTGCCAAACGCTTAGAGAAGATGATGATGGGGTTAGGCGGGAAGTCCTCGCCCACGCAGGTAGCCGCTGGTCATTGGGCATCCTGCATGCCTTAGGTGTGTACGGAAAAATGCGCCACGCCGAGATAAAAAGGCAGATGGCTGGTGTGACTCAGCGAATGTTGACTAAGACGCTACGCGGCCTAGAGCGGGATGGTCTAGTGGTTCGGCGGGAGTTCGATGAAATTCCGCCCCGTGTTGAGTACGAGCTGACGCCGCTGGGCATGGAACTGTTGATCCGTATGTCCCCTATCTGGACTTGGGTAGTCGAAAATGTCGAGGCCTTCCGAAAGGCCCGTCGCGTTTTCGACAGTCAGGATGGCAAAAAAACTTCATGGCAAATCCCCGCCTCGATTCCAGTAGATCCAGAAGCGCCTGAGTAA
- a CDS encoding aromatic alcohol reductase, translating into MTEVTQLSPQSILVLGAGELGLPVLRNLTRVAKRTPGSKISVLLRDSTINTQVPEKKVEIDELRSLGIQMVAADLVNDSIDQLAEVFARFDTVIGCAGMVAGRETPMKLATAALKSGVKRYFPWQFGVDFEVIGRGSPQDLFDAQLDVRELLRSQDKTEWVIISTGMFTSFLFEPVFEVVDFENDTVNALGSLENSVTLTTPDDIGTLTAEIVFFEPRFRNQIVYLSGDTVTYGQVASILERVLGRPFKRNVWAVPYLIQELEKDPTHHIKKYRAVFAQGRGVAWPKAATFNEQQSIQVTTAEQWARENLADN; encoded by the coding sequence ATGACCGAAGTGACCCAGCTTTCCCCCCAATCAATTCTAGTTCTAGGCGCCGGTGAACTTGGTCTTCCGGTTTTGCGCAATCTTACGCGGGTGGCAAAGCGTACGCCCGGCTCCAAAATCAGCGTTCTGCTCAGGGATTCGACCATCAACACTCAGGTGCCTGAGAAAAAGGTAGAAATCGATGAGCTTCGTAGTCTGGGCATCCAAATGGTCGCCGCAGACCTAGTGAATGACTCAATCGATCAGCTTGCTGAAGTGTTCGCACGGTTTGATACCGTAATAGGTTGCGCAGGCATGGTCGCGGGTAGAGAAACCCCTATGAAGTTGGCTACAGCCGCTCTCAAGTCCGGCGTGAAGCGCTACTTCCCATGGCAATTTGGCGTCGATTTTGAGGTGATCGGTCGGGGCAGTCCCCAGGATCTATTCGATGCTCAGCTCGATGTGCGCGAGTTGCTTCGTTCCCAAGACAAAACTGAATGGGTAATCATCTCGACGGGTATGTTCACCAGCTTTCTTTTCGAGCCTGTATTTGAGGTAGTCGACTTCGAAAACGACACAGTGAACGCCCTAGGCAGTCTTGAGAACAGCGTGACGCTCACGACACCAGACGACATTGGTACTCTGACAGCGGAAATCGTTTTCTTTGAACCTCGCTTCCGCAATCAAATCGTCTACCTTTCTGGCGACACTGTGACGTATGGGCAGGTTGCGAGCATCCTTGAACGGGTTCTGGGACGCCCATTCAAACGTAACGTGTGGGCTGTTCCCTACCTAATCCAGGAATTGGAAAAAGACCCCACTCATCACATCAAAAAGTACCGCGCTGTGTTCGCACAAGGTAGAGGAGTGGCGTGGCCTAAAGCTGCCACTTTCAACGAGCAGCAGTCGATTCAGGTCACCACCGCCGAGCAATGGGCTCGGGAAAATCTTGCAGACAATTGA
- the soxR gene encoding redox-sensitive transcriptional activator SoxR, with the protein MTVKSLKMLSVGEVARRAGVAVSALHFYEKKGLIASVRTSGNQRQFPAHVLRYVAVIKVAQRAGIPLKEIKQVLDAYPSDSKLAAGQWRDISSRWRDNLNDRIVILTRLRDELDGCIGCGCLSLEDCPLRNPGDKFGEYGPGAGLLERD; encoded by the coding sequence ATGACGGTGAAAAGCTTGAAAATGCTCTCGGTCGGCGAGGTTGCCCGGCGTGCCGGGGTGGCTGTTTCTGCGCTGCACTTTTACGAAAAGAAAGGTCTGATAGCCAGCGTCCGCACCAGTGGAAATCAGCGCCAGTTTCCGGCGCACGTGCTCAGATACGTCGCCGTGATCAAGGTCGCGCAGCGAGCAGGCATCCCACTGAAAGAGATCAAGCAGGTGCTCGATGCTTACCCGTCGGACAGCAAACTAGCGGCCGGCCAATGGCGCGATATTTCGTCGCGCTGGCGAGACAACCTCAATGACCGCATCGTCATTCTCACGCGCCTTCGCGACGAGCTGGATGGCTGCATCGGCTGCGGTTGTCTGTCGCTGGAAGACTGTCCGCTGCGAAATCCTGGCGACAAGTTTGGCGAGTACGGCCCGGGGGCTGGGCTGCTGGAACGTGATTAA
- a CDS encoding RidA family protein codes for MPSDMSSSVFTLSNPAGLYDPTDNAYSHVAQVPLNARIVHLAGQGGQDREGYLAPGFTEQVRQTIANIEIGLVSAGATLDDVYKLTLLVVDHSESRLAEWAAEAKRAWGPHLPTCTLIAVPRLALDGMLVEVEAIAALPAA; via the coding sequence ATGCCTTCCGACATGTCTTCGTCCGTGTTCACCCTATCCAACCCTGCCGGCCTTTACGATCCGACGGATAACGCCTATTCGCACGTAGCTCAAGTGCCCCTTAACGCGCGGATCGTGCACCTCGCCGGCCAGGGTGGACAGGACCGGGAGGGCTATCTTGCGCCTGGCTTTACGGAGCAGGTTCGGCAAACAATCGCCAATATAGAGATCGGCCTTGTGTCGGCCGGCGCTACGCTCGATGACGTGTATAAACTCACCCTACTGGTGGTCGATCACTCTGAGTCGCGCCTCGCCGAATGGGCTGCCGAGGCCAAGCGAGCCTGGGGCCCGCACCTGCCCACCTGCACACTGATCGCAGTTCCGCGGTTGGCGCTGGACGGCATGCTGGTGGAGGTTGAGGCGATTGCCGCACTGCCGGCGGCATAG